A genomic region of Palaemon carinicauda isolate YSFRI2023 chromosome 11, ASM3689809v2, whole genome shotgun sequence contains the following coding sequences:
- the LOC137649827 gene encoding uncharacterized protein, translated as MKAALFVVLAICASVAVSGPAPAGPYGGIPPAASAFIPPAAKAFIPTPEEIAALNALKTTVTAPSSGPGPAGPPTMPAAVANLVNKYKAAAAAFAPAPTV; from the exons ATGAAGGCTGCTTTGTTCGTTGTTTTGGCCATCTGTGCTTCAGTTGCTGTTTCAGGGCCTGCCCCTGCAG GTCCTTACGGAGGAATACCACCTGCAGCATCGGCCTTCATTCCTCCGGCCGCTAAAGCTTTCATACCCACCCCGGAGGAGATCGCCGCTTTGAATGCCCTTAAGACAACTGTGACCGCCCCATCATCTGGGCCTGGGCCTGCTGGTCCAccta CCATGCCCGCTGCAGTCGCCAACTTGGTCAACAAATACAAAGCAGCAGCTGCCGCCTTCGCTCCAGCTCCAACTGTCTAA